The following proteins are encoded in a genomic region of Deinococcus proteolyticus MRP:
- a CDS encoding fumarylacetoacetate hydrolase family protein, with translation MKTANFIANGRTLKGELKKDGLLYDAAGEAHNPDDVQFLLPLKPGKVIALALNYGDHVKELGFSAPPEPVMFLKPNTSLLPHKGTVIYPRGAKYMHYECELGIVIGRDARRVKAKDAEDYIGGYTISNDLVVRDYVSNYYRPPMRAKGWDTFGPMGPYYVTADEIADPYNLGIRSYVNGELRQEGNTSDMIRRGPELIEFMSRFMTLEAGDVILTGTPEGVSHVHPGDVMRMEIDGLGALENPVALEDESAEPLIAEEGERK, from the coding sequence ATGAAAACCGCCAACTTTATCGCCAACGGGCGCACCCTGAAAGGCGAACTGAAAAAAGACGGCCTGCTGTACGACGCGGCAGGCGAAGCCCACAACCCCGACGACGTGCAATTCCTGCTGCCGCTCAAGCCCGGCAAAGTGATTGCGCTGGCGCTGAACTACGGCGACCACGTCAAGGAACTCGGGTTTTCGGCCCCGCCTGAGCCGGTGATGTTCCTGAAGCCGAATACCAGCCTGCTGCCGCATAAGGGCACCGTGATTTACCCGCGTGGCGCGAAATACATGCACTACGAGTGCGAACTCGGCATCGTGATTGGCCGCGACGCCCGCCGCGTGAAGGCAAAGGACGCCGAAGACTACATCGGCGGCTACACCATCTCCAACGACCTCGTGGTGCGCGATTACGTGTCCAACTACTACCGCCCCCCCATGCGCGCCAAGGGCTGGGACACTTTCGGGCCGATGGGGCCTTACTACGTTACCGCCGACGAAATCGCTGACCCCTACAACCTCGGCATTCGCTCCTACGTGAACGGCGAACTGCGGCAGGAAGGCAACACCTCGGACATGATTCGGCGCGGCCCCGAACTGATTGAATTCATGAGCCGGTTCATGACGTTGGAAGCGGGCGACGTGATTCTGACCGGCACCCCTGAAGGCGTCAGCCACGTCCACCCCGGCGACGTGATGCGGATGGAGATTGACGGCCTCGGCGCACTGGAAAATCCGGTGGCGCTGGAGGACGAGAGCGCGGAGCCGTTGATTGCTGAGGAAGGAGAAAGGAAGTAG
- the hpaD gene encoding 3,4-dihydroxyphenylacetate 2,3-dioxygenase → MTQKPDIIRIAQAIFTVKDLNASREFYVDLLGMNVLHEENDALYLRGVEDREWTLKLEKCKDGETPRVRHLGYRVRDEQALDALVKLADEQKLPHRWEEELDRPKMLRLQDPFGIPVAFYHEVKTYPWLLQEYHQHRGPGLQRVDHCNVRVPDVKATMDWYMGELGFRLSEYTVDEQDGYWAAWIQRRGGVHDFALTNGAGPCLHHWAYWMPDAMSIIKTCDILAGARMPERIERGPGRHGVSNAFFLYIRDPDGHRIELYTSDYITVDPDFEPIKWLRDDPRRQTLWGAKTPRSWFEEASPMEAFSGGIQEAKEGKLTGIPVHVI, encoded by the coding sequence ATGACCCAAAAACCTGACATCATCCGCATCGCCCAAGCGATTTTCACCGTCAAAGACCTCAATGCCAGCCGCGAATTCTACGTTGACCTGCTCGGCATGAACGTGTTGCACGAGGAAAATGACGCCCTCTACCTGCGCGGCGTGGAAGACCGCGAGTGGACGCTGAAACTGGAAAAGTGCAAGGACGGCGAAACGCCCCGCGTGCGGCACCTCGGCTACCGCGTACGCGACGAGCAGGCGCTGGACGCCCTCGTCAAGCTGGCCGATGAGCAGAAGCTCCCGCACCGCTGGGAAGAGGAACTCGACCGCCCCAAGATGCTGCGCCTCCAAGACCCCTTCGGCATTCCGGTGGCCTTCTACCACGAGGTCAAGACCTACCCGTGGCTCTTGCAGGAATACCACCAGCACCGTGGCCCCGGCCTTCAACGCGTGGACCACTGCAACGTGCGCGTGCCCGACGTGAAAGCCACGATGGACTGGTACATGGGGGAACTCGGCTTCCGCCTCAGCGAGTACACCGTGGATGAGCAAGACGGCTACTGGGCGGCATGGATTCAGCGGCGCGGCGGCGTACATGACTTCGCGCTGACCAACGGCGCTGGCCCCTGCCTGCACCACTGGGCCTACTGGATGCCCGACGCGATGAGCATCATCAAGACCTGCGACATTCTGGCGGGCGCACGGATGCCCGAACGCATCGAGCGCGGCCCCGGACGCCACGGTGTGTCCAACGCCTTTTTCCTCTACATCCGCGACCCCGACGGGCACCGCATCGAGCTGTACACCTCCGACTACATCACGGTAGACCCCGACTTCGAGCCGATTAAGTGGCTGCGCGACGACCCCCGCCGCCAGACGCTGTGGGGCGCCAAGACCCCGCGTAGCTGGTTTGAGGAAGCCAGCCCGATGGAAGCCTTCAGCGGCGGCATTCAGGAGGCCAAGGAAGGCAAGCTGACGGGGATTCCGGTCCACGTGATTTGA